One Astatotilapia calliptera chromosome 1, fAstCal1.2, whole genome shotgun sequence DNA segment encodes these proteins:
- the LOC113028488 gene encoding transmembrane protein 138-like: MLPIGLSAALDPQWNHSPPGRLAFGPETLHTSNYSLVLLIQLSLLSFDLFVNSFSELLRTEPAVQLVLFIIQDIAILFNLIIILLMLFNTYVFQVGLVAILLERFRTMLMLSALYLTFSIILHSWLMNLRWLNTNRFIWTDGLQVLFVFQRAASVLYYYFYKRTSEYLGDPRLYEDSPWLRDMFSRVRQ, from the exons ATGCTGCCTATAGGCCTCAG CGCAGCCTTGGATCCGCAGTGGAACCACAGTCCGCCCGGGCGCCTAGCCTTCGGGCCGGAGACGCTCCATACCAGCAACTACTCTCTGGTGTTACTGATCCAGCTCAGCCTGCTCTCCTTTGACCTGTTTGTCAACTCCTTCAGTGAGCTGCTGAGGACTGAGCCAGCTGTGCAGCTGGTACTTTTCAT aatcCAGGACATTGCCATCCTGTTTAACCTGATCATCATTCTGTTGATGCTGTTCAACACCTATGTGTTCCAGGTTGGACTGGTTGCCATATTGCTGGAGCGGTTTAGAACCATGCTAATGCTATCTGCTCTTTACTTGACCTTCAGCATCATTCTCCATTCTTGGCTTATG AATCTGCGCTGGTTAAAtacaaacagatttatttggaCCGACGGTCTTCAGGTGCTTTTTGTGTTCCAAAGAGCTG CTTCTGTGCTGTACTACTACTTCTACAAGAGAACCTCAGAGTATCTGGGTGACCCTCGCCTCTATGAGGATTCGCCGTGGCTGAGAGATATGTTTTCACGGGTCAGACAATGA